The following proteins are co-located in the Alkalidesulfovibrio alkalitolerans DSM 16529 genome:
- a CDS encoding GH3 family domain-containing protein has protein sequence MIDVTPFMRMYARRRLGILAAQNPAATQERELLHLLKRAEKTRFGRDHSFSRLRSVHDFQKAVPLRRYEDFWQDYISPRFPVIDDELWPGKTPYFALSSGTTKGVTKHLPVTPDMARSNRQGGLDLLAHHLNARPKSRVLGGLSFLFGGSTDVVELAPGVHEGDLSGIAVRELPWWIKPWTFPPPELALIADWEEKIERLIPLALGRDVRMISGVPSWLLLAFDRLAALLGKKRFRLVDAWPHMEMVVHGGVSFEPYEGRFRELFEGSRAETREVYPASEGFVAVADRGHGQGLRMLLDHGIFFEFVPVEEIDADEPRRFWIADAEPSVNYAIVLSTCAGLWSYVLGDTVRLVERNPPRLVVTGRTSYMLSAFGEHLIGEEIEEAVARAAAAMDARLDDFCVAAQYPSRDGEPGRHHYVVEFAGTAPDEEGLARFAALVDERLIKANADYAAHRAKDLQLAGPRVSAAPVGFFAAWMKSRGRLGGQNKVPRVMRDQTLFGGLLEFLANFPR, from the coding sequence ATGATCGACGTCACTCCCTTCATGCGGATGTACGCGCGGCGCAGACTCGGGATTCTCGCGGCGCAAAATCCGGCGGCCACGCAGGAACGCGAACTGCTCCACCTGCTCAAGCGGGCCGAAAAAACCCGTTTCGGCCGCGACCACAGCTTTTCACGCCTGCGCTCGGTGCACGACTTCCAAAAGGCCGTGCCGCTCAGACGCTACGAGGATTTCTGGCAGGACTACATCTCGCCGCGCTTCCCGGTCATCGACGACGAGCTTTGGCCGGGCAAAACCCCGTATTTCGCCCTCTCCTCCGGCACCACCAAGGGCGTAACCAAGCACTTGCCCGTGACGCCCGACATGGCCCGCTCCAACCGCCAGGGCGGGCTGGACCTGCTCGCGCACCACCTGAACGCGCGGCCAAAAAGCCGCGTCCTGGGCGGCCTGTCCTTTCTCTTCGGCGGCTCCACCGACGTGGTCGAACTGGCTCCCGGCGTGCACGAAGGCGACCTCTCGGGCATCGCGGTGCGTGAACTTCCCTGGTGGATCAAGCCCTGGACCTTCCCGCCGCCCGAACTCGCGCTCATCGCGGACTGGGAGGAGAAAATCGAGCGCCTGATCCCCCTGGCGCTTGGGCGCGACGTGCGCATGATCAGCGGCGTGCCCTCGTGGCTTCTGCTGGCCTTCGACCGTCTAGCCGCGCTGCTCGGCAAAAAGCGCTTCAGGCTTGTCGACGCTTGGCCACACATGGAGATGGTGGTGCATGGAGGCGTGAGCTTCGAGCCCTATGAGGGCCGCTTCCGCGAGCTTTTCGAGGGCTCGCGGGCCGAAACACGCGAGGTCTATCCCGCCTCCGAGGGCTTCGTGGCCGTGGCCGACAGGGGACACGGCCAGGGTCTGCGCATGCTGCTCGACCACGGCATCTTCTTCGAATTCGTGCCCGTGGAGGAGATCGACGCGGATGAGCCCCGCCGTTTCTGGATCGCCGACGCCGAACCGAGCGTGAACTACGCCATCGTCCTCTCCACCTGCGCGGGCCTGTGGAGCTACGTCCTGGGCGACACGGTGAGGTTGGTGGAGAGGAATCCGCCGCGCCTCGTGGTCACGGGCCGCACATCGTACATGCTCTCGGCCTTCGGCGAACACCTCATCGGCGAGGAGATCGAGGAGGCCGTGGCCCGCGCCGCCGCCGCAATGGACGCGCGGCTGGACGATTTCTGCGTGGCTGCCCAGTATCCCTCGCGGGACGGAGAACCAGGCCGCCACCACTACGTGGTCGAGTTCGCCGGGACGGCCCCGGACGAGGAGGGGCTGGCCCGCTTCGCCGCCCTGGTGGACGAACGGCTGATAAAGGCCAACGCCGACTATGCGGCCCATCGCGCCAAGGACTTGCAATTGGCCGGTCCGCGCGTGAGCGCAGCGCCCGTTGGTTTCTTCGCGGCCTGGATGAAGTCGCGCGGCCGCCTAGGCGGCCAGAACAAGGTGCCGCGCGTCATGCGCGACCAGACATTGTTCGGCGGACTGCTCGAATTCCTGGCGAATTTCCCCCGCTGA
- a CDS encoding radical SAM/SPASM domain-containing protein encodes MTSTPYGHVRIPFARIHLELTNVCDFNCLFCPKSMMTRKYGYMDERLAKKLVEEIASKGLAEKVTFHVMGEPTLHPKFFDILEHARDIGMPVGLTTNGGGLGGEAGRRLLDYELKQIDVSLQTPDAESFRLRKAGRLSFEEFLDGITRFFAAYRTRWPETIFKFRFLNTTFPPKAIEEKQGPMRVISSTAELHEVFAVWIGRIHDLMGVDDDARKTALSRLKKLKAWKWNVVEVLPNTFFETYMLGDWGNAFSGDAVHEAWAGYCFGMRDHFAVLWNGDVTLCCVDFDGKTKIGNVTSTTLEDILHGPALGRVMQGFRRFRPIMPHCRKCLGSRSRLSWLAKPFLQVGGLSLFKPYFHKKTRLYDRG; translated from the coding sequence ATGACCAGCACGCCATACGGCCACGTGAGAATCCCTTTCGCGCGCATCCACCTGGAGTTGACCAACGTCTGCGACTTCAACTGCCTGTTCTGCCCCAAATCCATGATGACCAGGAAATACGGCTACATGGACGAAAGGCTCGCCAAGAAGCTGGTGGAGGAGATCGCGTCCAAAGGGCTGGCGGAGAAGGTCACCTTCCACGTCATGGGCGAACCCACGCTGCACCCGAAGTTCTTCGATATCCTGGAGCACGCCCGCGACATCGGCATGCCCGTGGGCCTGACCACCAACGGCGGGGGTTTGGGCGGCGAGGCGGGCAGACGGCTGCTCGACTACGAACTCAAGCAGATCGACGTCTCGCTGCAAACCCCGGACGCCGAATCCTTCCGGCTGCGCAAGGCGGGCCGCCTGAGCTTCGAGGAGTTTCTCGACGGCATCACCCGCTTCTTCGCGGCCTACCGGACGCGCTGGCCCGAGACGATCTTCAAGTTCCGCTTCCTGAACACGACCTTCCCGCCCAAGGCCATCGAGGAGAAACAAGGCCCCATGCGCGTCATCTCCTCCACGGCCGAGTTGCACGAGGTCTTCGCGGTCTGGATCGGCCGCATCCACGACCTGATGGGCGTGGACGACGACGCCCGGAAGACGGCGCTCTCCCGCCTGAAGAAGCTCAAGGCCTGGAAATGGAACGTGGTCGAGGTGCTGCCCAACACCTTCTTTGAGACCTACATGCTGGGCGACTGGGGCAACGCCTTTTCCGGTGACGCGGTGCACGAGGCCTGGGCAGGCTACTGTTTCGGCATGCGCGACCATTTCGCCGTGCTCTGGAACGGCGACGTGACCCTGTGCTGCGTGGATTTCGACGGCAAGACCAAGATCGGCAACGTGACCAGCACGACCCTCGAAGACATCCTGCATGGCCCTGCCCTTGGCCGGGTGATGCAGGGTTTTCGGCGCTTCCGGCCGATCATGCCGCACTGCCGCAAGTGCCTGGGCTCGCGCAGCAGGCTCTCGTGGCTGGCCAAACCCTTTTTGCAGGTCGGCGGGCTTTCGCTGTTCAAACCCTATTTTCACAAAAAAACCCGGCTCTACGACCGGGGCTGA
- a CDS encoding DUF445 domain-containing protein encodes MDFAQFAPYLLTPFVCALIGWATNWIAVKMLFHPREPWKFGPLAIQGIFPKRQKALAARLGEMVQRELVNMEEIAEALRGHDMSERFREVIDAEIGRLLTEKLVEAIPMAAMFLSESMIEKLKKLLVPEILKLVPTLVDKAAGELSACYDIEAAVRAKVEAFPVEKLEEILFSIMRREFRFVEITGGVLGFMIGSAQSLLFWLLL; translated from the coding sequence ATGGACTTCGCACAGTTCGCGCCTTACCTGCTGACGCCCTTTGTGTGCGCCCTCATCGGCTGGGCCACCAACTGGATCGCCGTGAAGATGCTCTTCCATCCCCGCGAGCCGTGGAAATTCGGCCCGCTCGCGATCCAGGGCATCTTTCCCAAGCGGCAGAAGGCCCTGGCCGCGCGCCTGGGAGAGATGGTGCAGCGCGAACTGGTGAATATGGAAGAGATCGCCGAGGCGCTGCGCGGCCACGACATGTCCGAGCGCTTCCGCGAGGTCATCGACGCCGAGATCGGGCGGCTTCTGACCGAAAAGTTGGTCGAAGCCATTCCCATGGCGGCCATGTTCCTCTCGGAATCCATGATCGAGAAGCTCAAGAAGCTGCTCGTTCCGGAAATCCTGAAGCTGGTGCCCACCCTGGTGGACAAGGCCGCGGGCGAGCTTTCCGCCTGCTACGACATCGAGGCCGCCGTGCGCGCCAAGGTGGAAGCCTTCCCCGTGGAAAAGCTGGAGGAAATCCTCTTCTCCATCATGCGCCGCGAATTCCGCTTCGTGGAGATCACGGGCGGCGTGCTCGGCTTCATGATCGGCTCGGCGCAGTCGCTGCTCTTCTGGCTGCTCCTGTAG
- a CDS encoding HU family DNA-binding protein, which produces MAKDYLTSYMKERAGLSSNRQAEECYEAILEGLVKGLTTDGRVMLRQFGAFHVRARAARTGRNPSTGEAIAIPARKAVVFSPGEDLRRAAEAMDKGEAASWLESREIVRRAAKEFEALKNSVVRYSKEPERLGREARETISHGRDQLSELVEKARYKLDLLQRGSGDAFAELRKGFESAYAELKKAMNRAGEKL; this is translated from the coding sequence ATGGCCAAGGATTATCTGACGTCGTACATGAAGGAACGGGCAGGGCTCTCGTCCAACCGCCAAGCCGAGGAATGCTACGAGGCCATCCTGGAAGGTCTCGTCAAAGGTCTCACCACGGACGGCCGGGTCATGCTGCGGCAGTTCGGGGCCTTCCACGTTCGGGCGCGGGCCGCGCGCACGGGTCGCAATCCCTCCACGGGCGAGGCCATTGCCATTCCCGCGCGCAAGGCCGTGGTTTTTTCGCCCGGCGAGGATCTGCGCCGCGCGGCCGAGGCCATGGACAAGGGCGAGGCGGCAAGCTGGCTCGAAAGCCGCGAGATAGTGCGCCGCGCCGCCAAGGAGTTCGAGGCGCTCAAGAATTCGGTGGTGCGTTACTCCAAGGAGCCCGAGCGCCTGGGCCGCGAAGCGCGCGAGACCATCAGCCACGGCCGCGACCAATTGAGCGAGCTCGTGGAGAAGGCGCGCTACAAGCTCGATCTTTTGCAGCGCGGCAGCGGGGACGCCTTTGCGGAGCTTCGCAAGGGCTTCGAGTCGGCCTACGCCGAACTGAAGAAGGCCATGAATCGGGCGGGCGAGAAACTTTGA
- a CDS encoding DUF493 family protein, which yields MSDEYAKFEETLSSCESWPCDYCFKFIVPAASVPEMMELFVGFSVTTRESSKGSFVSVTATATMRTAAEVVAVYRQAATVPGVISL from the coding sequence ATGTCCGACGAATACGCGAAGTTTGAAGAGACCTTGAGCAGCTGCGAGTCCTGGCCCTGCGACTACTGCTTCAAATTCATCGTGCCCGCGGCGAGCGTGCCCGAGATGATGGAGCTTTTCGTCGGTTTTTCCGTGACCACGCGGGAGAGCAGCAAGGGAAGCTTCGTCAGCGTCACGGCCACGGCAACGATGCGCACGGCCGCCGAGGTGGTGGCCGTCTATCGCCAAGCGGCTACCGTCCCTGGCGTCATCTCCCTCTAG
- the deoC gene encoding deoxyribose-phosphate aldolase produces the protein MPRNMNTDAISPKSVAAAIDHTLLDPDASGEALSRLCDEAVAHGFRAVCVYPRHADLVSRRLAGSGIKVAAVVGFPSGLETTDEKVRQANEALSAGAVELDMVINRAALAKRDFMTVYRDIGAVVAVAAPFAVKVILETAALPEDLIVAGAAIGKAAGAAFVKTSTGFGPGGASERAVALLRATVGTGMGVKASGGIKTLAQARAMLAAGADVLGCSASVSIVSGR, from the coding sequence ATGCCCAGGAACATGAACACGGACGCCATTTCCCCCAAGTCGGTCGCGGCCGCCATCGACCACACCCTGCTCGACCCGGACGCTTCGGGCGAGGCCCTGTCACGCCTGTGCGACGAGGCCGTGGCGCACGGCTTTCGCGCCGTGTGCGTCTACCCGCGCCACGCGGACTTGGTTTCGCGGCGGCTGGCCGGAAGCGGGATCAAGGTGGCGGCGGTGGTGGGATTCCCAAGTGGCCTGGAGACCACGGACGAGAAGGTGCGCCAAGCCAACGAGGCGCTTTCGGCCGGAGCGGTCGAACTGGACATGGTCATCAATCGCGCGGCGCTTGCAAAGCGGGATTTCATGACCGTCTACCGCGACATCGGGGCCGTGGTCGCCGTGGCCGCGCCCTTCGCGGTCAAGGTCATCCTGGAGACGGCCGCGCTGCCGGAAGATCTGATCGTCGCGGGCGCGGCCATCGGCAAGGCGGCGGGCGCCGCATTCGTCAAAACCTCGACGGGGTTCGGCCCGGGCGGGGCCAGCGAGCGGGCCGTGGCGCTCCTTCGCGCCACCGTGGGCACTGGGATGGGGGTGAAGGCTTCGGGCGGCATCAAGACCCTGGCCCAGGCCAGGGCCATGCTCGCGGCCGGGGCGGATGTGCTGGGGTGCTCGGCCTCAGTCTCCATCGTCTCAGGCCGTTGA
- the sppA gene encoding signal peptide peptidase SppA → MSLRRTSFRLLAVSLVMLGLASCAPKIKVFQDYSEPLRETVLQGEAREKVLLVPVRGVISDETRRGLLSARPGTVQELAAHLQKAARDPDIKAVVLTIDSPGGAVTASDVAHREIERFTKATGVPVVACLMGMAASGGYYVALSAERIVAHPTTVTGSVGTIFVQPRVDGLMDKIGVSVTAYTSGDKKDMGSPFRPATDEERALFREIIGDLNARFLDLATTRRDLSGERLTKVADGRVVTASTALALGLVDRVGYLDDALAEARALAGLPDDARVVAYRRTVYADDTVHNPATALGPEAGLKLIELGAAESALSLKPGFYWLWLPTVD, encoded by the coding sequence GTGTCCCTTCGCCGCACTTCCTTTCGCCTTCTCGCCGTGTCGCTCGTCATGCTGGGCCTTGCCTCCTGCGCGCCCAAGATCAAGGTCTTCCAGGACTATTCCGAACCGCTGCGCGAGACCGTGCTGCAAGGCGAGGCGCGCGAAAAGGTGTTGCTCGTACCCGTGCGCGGCGTGATCAGCGACGAGACGCGGCGGGGCCTTCTCTCCGCGCGGCCCGGCACGGTGCAGGAACTGGCCGCGCACCTGCAAAAGGCCGCGCGCGACCCCGATATCAAGGCCGTGGTCCTGACCATCGACTCACCCGGCGGCGCGGTCACGGCCTCGGACGTGGCGCACCGGGAAATCGAACGCTTCACCAAGGCCACGGGAGTCCCCGTGGTGGCCTGCCTTATGGGCATGGCCGCGTCTGGCGGCTACTACGTGGCGCTCTCCGCGGAGCGCATCGTGGCTCATCCGACCACGGTCACGGGCTCGGTGGGCACCATCTTCGTGCAGCCGCGCGTGGACGGACTCATGGACAAGATCGGCGTCTCGGTCACAGCCTACACCTCGGGCGACAAGAAGGACATGGGATCGCCCTTCCGCCCGGCCACGGACGAGGAGCGCGCGCTGTTTCGCGAGATCATCGGCGACCTGAACGCCCGCTTTCTGGATCTGGCAACGACCCGGCGCGACCTTTCGGGCGAGCGACTGACCAAAGTGGCGGACGGCCGGGTCGTGACCGCCTCCACGGCGCTCGCCCTTGGGCTTGTGGACCGCGTGGGCTATCTCGACGACGCCCTGGCCGAGGCCCGTGCCCTGGCCGGACTGCCCGACGACGCGCGCGTGGTGGCCTATCGCCGCACCGTGTACGCCGACGACACGGTGCACAACCCGGCCACGGCTCTGGGCCCCGAGGCGGGCCTGAAGCTGATCGAACTGGGCGCGGCCGAGTCCGCCCTGTCGCTCAAACCAGGATTCTACTGGCTCTGGCTGCCGACAGTGGATTGA